A window of the Streptomyces formicae genome harbors these coding sequences:
- a CDS encoding collagen-like protein gives MKTATLVSASTLALALNVVPSAAAFADAIHRAGDGHSLGLPGPNGATTADRDGDRDRGPKGDRGPKGDGGRTGPQGPQGVPGAQGPQGDIGVGTQGPQGDAGVAGPQGDAGVAGPQGGTGAQGPQGEIGVGMQGPQGVQGGTGVQGPQGFQGDQAALVGYIRIDQTPAANESSVECDPGDLATGGGADPAVDTAVDYNGPIPAVDGAEPTGWQVTSESATVLTASVVCLDRTP, from the coding sequence GTGAAAACAGCCACATTGGTTTCGGCGAGCACGCTCGCCCTGGCGCTCAACGTGGTCCCGAGTGCCGCGGCCTTCGCCGACGCGATCCACAGGGCTGGTGACGGGCACAGCTTGGGACTGCCCGGCCCGAACGGTGCCACTACCGCTGACCGCGACGGTGACCGCGACCGCGGGCCGAAGGGGGACCGCGGGCCGAAGGGAGACGGGGGCAGGACGGGACCGCAGGGACCGCAAGGTGTCCCGGGCGCCCAGGGTCCGCAGGGCGACATCGGTGTCGGTACGCAGGGCCCGCAGGGCGATGCCGGTGTGGCGGGGCCGCAGGGCGACGCCGGTGTGGCAGGTCCGCAAGGTGGTACCGGTGCCCAGGGTCCGCAGGGCGAGATCGGTGTGGGTATGCAGGGCCCGCAGGGCGTGCAGGGCGGCACTGGTGTGCAGGGTCCACAGGGCTTCCAGGGCGACCAGGCCGCTCTCGTCGGCTACATCCGCATCGACCAGACTCCGGCGGCCAATGAGTCGAGTGTCGAGTGCGATCCGGGCGACCTCGCCACTGGAGGCGGCGCCGACCCCGCGGTCGACACGGCCGTCGACTACAACGGGCCGATCCCCGCCGTCGACGGGGCCGAGCCCACCGGGTGGCAGGTCACGAGCGAGTCGGCGACCGTCCTTACCGCCTCCGTGGTCTGTCTCGACCGGACGCCGTAG